The DNA region GCGGATCGCCGCTTCGTCGCCGGCCTTGGCCGCGTCAAACACGTCCTTGGCCATGATGTTCTCCACCTGCGCCAGCGAGGTGCGGTCGCCGCGGGCTACGGCGTCCTTGGCCATGCGAATGATGCCGGTCGCCGAGGAGACCGTCTCCAGGCAGCCCATTTGGCCGCAGCCGCAGCCGATCGCTTCCAGGTCGGGAACGACCGACATATGACCCAGCTCGCCGGCCATGCCGGAGAAGCCTTGATAAATTTTACCGTCGATGATGATGCCGCCGCCGACGCCGGTTCCCAGCGTATAGCAGACGCAGTTGTCGACGCCTTTCCCCGCGCCGCCCCAGGCTTCGCCCAGCGCCGCCACGTTGGCGTCGTTGTCTATTTTGATCGGCTTGCCCAATCGCTGTTCCAAAATCTCGCGAATATGGAAATCTCTCAAACCTACATTCGGCGCCAGAATAATGATGCCTTCGCGGACGTTCGTAAACCCGGCGACCCCTGCGCCGACGCCGGCCACTTGATCCCAGGAGAACGGAGACTGCTCCACGACCAGCCGGACATAACGCTCAATGTTGTTTACGATCGTATCGGCGCCCTTTTCGGTTTCCGTCGGGCCTTCATAGGTATGAAGGAGCTGTCCTTCTTCATTGCAAATGCCGACTTTTATGGCCGTACCGCCCAGGTCGACACCAATGTAGATTTTTTCAGACATTTCACAAGCCACCTTTATCATAAATAATATGCTGCCAGAACAACGGGTACGCGCATGCCGCCCCGTAGTATACTCCTACGTACCAACTATAAGCGAACCCTTCCTTTCGGTCAAGTGAAGGCAAGAAACGCCAAACCCCTGTCGAGACAAGGGATTCCGGTGTGACATAACTCATGGAAACCGAGTAACGCACCTAAGAAAACTCCTCCCAAAAATATAAGTACCAAAAATGTCGTTATTCCGCCAATATCCCCGTTCAATGAGAAATAAAGGAAATTTATGCCGCTATTTTCCCGAATCGCAAGGAAATACCCGCGTTCCGGACCATTCTTAGGAAAATAAGGGCAAAAAATGCCGCTAATGGGGGTGGACAAACCTGCCTCTGGATAATAAGTACATAAAATGTCGCTATTTTTGAAGGCCGATGTTTCACCCTAACAAGAACCGGCCGCTCCTCCACAAAAACGCAGGCCGCATGCTCCCCTCCAAGCAAAAAGCCCCGGCATTCGCGAAGGCGCGAACATCAGGGGCTTCACCGTCAAGCTATTTATGAACAAACTTTACCCGAGACGGGTCAGGACAAAATCCGTTTTTGCCCTTCCAAAGCGCGGATCGGGGCGATGTTTTGCGTAAACTCCAACGTGCCCAGGTAACGGCCGTCCTCGCTTCTCACCGCAAAATACCGGATATAGACGAACTTGTCTTTGACCGGAATCCAAAAATCCTCGACGTCCTTACGGCCGGCCTTGAAATCCTCCAGCAGCTGGTTGACCACATGCACGCTTTGCGGCGGATGGCAGTTCTGCACGGTGCGGCCGATCACGGCTTTGGTCCGGGCGAAGATGCGCTCTTTACCGTGGGAAAAGTACCGGACCACGTCGTTCTCGTCGATAAACGTCAGGTCAACCGGCAAATGGTTCATCACCGCTTCCAGCTGCTCCATGGACAGGATGCCGGTGTCGAATTTGACGTACCCTTGCGGTACGCCATGCCCCTGCTCCGCCAACGCGCCGCCCTCCAGACCGCCTTCCCCGGCATCGCCGTTACCGGACTCCAGCGTTACCCTTTCCGGGACCCATTCCTGCTCGGGCGCCGTCAAACAATACCCGATCACATCGCTTTCCCGGGCGATTTTGACCCACTCGTCTTCGGTCAGCTTCTCCAGAGCCATCGGGAGCAAAATATTTTCTTCCTTAAAGATCATCTCATTTACTTCCGTGATGATCCGCTCCAGGTCGATGCAAACCGTTTCTTTATCGGCATCGGCGAACCCGTTCTTATCGGCGCTTCCGCTGGCCAGCTTGGCTTTGGTTTCCTTGATCATGGCGCGGATGCCGTCGTCGACGCCCCACATCACCTTGGTCGGCCCGTAAATCCCGTACTTCTCAAGATAGGGGAACAGCAGATTTTCCTTGCGGCTGTAATGTTTGTCCAGGTCCAACAGCAGGTTTAAATCGTCCAGCAGCTTAAAAACGAGCTCCTCCTTATCCTCCTTGCGGAATTTATCGAGATGGAGCCGCAGCTTGAAATTGACCAGCCGTTCAACCTCGCGGTTTTCCAGCTTGAAGGTATGCACCGGGTGCCCGGGCTGCTCCTCCGGCTTCGCCGAACGGTGGATTTCCTCGATCGAGCCCTTGAAAATCGCCGTATGCACCGAGCAAAGGCGCTGCACCTCCGCCACCGGAATGCCTTCTTCCTCCATCAAGGCGTGCTCCAGCGCCGATATTTCCGCGACTGTCACGTCGCCGACCGCCTCTTCAAACCGCGCCTTCACCTCATCCACGCTTTTCCCCTGATGCAGCTCTTTAATGATTTGCTTCAGCAGTTCCTGGCGGCGGCGCTGCTCCGGCTCGCCATCCCCCCGGTTTGCGCCGTATTCCCGGTTGTTGATCAACTCGCTCATCTCCGGTTCCTCCTCTTTTTTTATTTAGATCAGCTTGGCTGTTTCAAATTTTAGTGATAAACATTCTCACAACTAAAAAGTAACACGAGGCCATACCGGGTCTTGTGATTCCGATCACAAACTTCAAGGGATTTCGCGCTGTTTCTTTTTTGAAGCGATTTTGCCACAATAGAGACAGGAGGGGTTTTGATGCCAAATGTCAATTTGTTATACATAGAAGACGATATCGAAATCGGAGAGTGGGTCAGCCAAAACCTGCGGGAGCGGGGCTTTAAAGTCAC from Paenibacillus macerans includes:
- a CDS encoding ROK family glucokinase, with product MSEKIYIGVDLGGTAIKVGICNEEGQLLHTYEGPTETEKGADTIVNNIERYVRLVVEQSPFSWDQVAGVGAGVAGFTNVREGIIILAPNVGLRDFHIREILEQRLGKPIKIDNDANVAALGEAWGGAGKGVDNCVCYTLGTGVGGGIIIDGKIYQGFSGMAGELGHMSVVPDLEAIGCGCGQMGCLETVSSATGIIRMAKDAVARGDRTSLAQVENIMAKDVFDAAKAGDEAAIRIVNRAAFYLGKSLAAVAVVLNPELFIIGGGVSKAGDILFNEIRSVFAKLTPEPVQRGVRIVPATLGNDAGMVGAAGLFLRS